From the Aulosira sp. FACHB-615 genome, the window TACGGGATTCAAACATTTGCTCATCACCACAAAACAGGAGGTTTGTTTACCAGAGGTTTATTCAGGTTTAGCCCTGGGGGTTTAAGAACTTGGCTATTGAATCCGGTTCTGCGCGGACACACTTGTTATTTGCGGAAAAAGAACAAAAAAACGCCTGAGAACTGGAATATTCACTACAATACCCACGCAGATCAAACAATACTCACAGAATTGCAGCTACAAGAAATCGAACAAATATTAGCCCATAATCGTCAAGTGCGGGGATATGGACAAAAAGGGCAGATGTATCCTTTATCCGGGTTGGTGTTTTGCGGCGGGTGTCGTAGCTCTTGCTATAGCTGTAAGGGTAGTAGAGGTAAAAATCAGCCGGGGTACAATTATTATTACCAATGCAAAAACTGGCGGGTTCGCAGTTGCGATCAAAAACGGGTAGTAGCAATGCAGAAAATCGAGGATGCTGTTATCGCGGAGTTGGTTAAAATTGCTGGAAGGATTGTAGACTTGGCGCTTGAACCAGAAGTTGAAATTGAATCGCCGGAAATCAGGGAGCTAAGACAACAGCTAGATGGGCTGTCTTTACTTGGAAATAACCCGGCTATAGAAAAAGCCAAGAAAGACATTGAAAATCAAATTGAAGGACTAAAAATTCAACAAAATACCCACAACAATAAGTCTGAAAATAATCGAGACTTTTTGTTGTGGGTGTTTTCAGATCCTAGCTGCTGGCGGGAGACGGCCACCGTTGACCAAAAAATTAGTGTTTACAGAAGTTTGGTTGAAAAAATTATTATCAAAGATGGTGCGATCGCCTCAATTGCTTTGAAAGTTTAGTGCTGAAACCAAATCTTCACCACCTCGCAGAGTCGTTACTCGATTATCTTGGGCTACGACAGAAGCAGCGTCAGCGATCGCTCTTAGCCGTCGCAATTCTTCTTGAGTTTTGCGTTCTAGGTGGGCGATCGCTATTTCGTTTAATACTTGTTTGATATCCATGTTTTTTGATTCCTAAAATTACTAAATTCCGATTCTAAACTTTCTAAAATCAGGCATTGGATTACTCTCCATGCAATGCCAAAAATGCAAAACTTCTGCAATATTTACGTACTCTTCTTGTAGAGGGAAATATTGCATATACCACTTATATGCGGGACAAAATTACGCCTGGATAGATAGTCAACCATCTTGCCTAATGGTGTTGGAATCGCAACACTCAACCCCATACCTTCAATTGTCTTAATTAAAGTTGATAAATTACCTTGTTTTGGATTCTTTGAGCAGATAAAAGAAAACATGATTCTTTTATCATCGCGCCACAACCAACCTTCAAATTTATCTGAAGTGAACCCAATTTTAATTGCAAATTCACTATCAACTTCAATTATCATCCCGTTTTCGCTCGACATACAGCCTCAATCTTTATCCTTTCGCGGTTATTTCCACTAATTATTATCCTGCCTTGGTTTTTGAGAGTACGTAAGGCATATAAAAGGCTTCTGCGGCTATAAAAAGGAATTGCACTATACAGGTGTTTTAAGCTAATTACGCCTTCGTTTAAAACCAGTTCTTCGATAGCTTCAGGCGCAGTGCCTTTATTCAAGTAAATGCCTTTTTCACGCTCATGCTTTGCAACTACAAGCCTAATACTAACCGCAGACAAACCCGTTTCTTTAGCCAATGATTTAATAAAATCAGCCCTTGATTTTTGGGTCGTTTGCATTTGCTCAAGAATGTATTTTTTTAGGTTAGCAGCTCTTTGGGTTTTGGTAGGAATATTAAATCCTTTGCCTCTTAATCTTTCTATGTGGTAATCAACTTTTTCGCGATCAACCCCCAACTCTTTAGCCGCAGCTTCAACATAACAGCTATTGATTAAATTATCTTGGCGCATGATTACATCTAAAATTCGCTGCTGTTCGGCGCTGATTTTATGCTTTACCGTAACAACTTTCTTTGGTTTTGGCTCTCGAACAATTTTCAGCCCCTTTCTCGCTAATCTACAAGAAATTGCACGCATCTGCTTGACAGGGATATCTAACTTTTCAGCAGCAAGCACAAGATATTTTCTTCTGCTTTTGTACGCATTCATTAGCTGATAAGCCTGCCAATCCAAAAGGGAGATTATTTTATAGTATTTGATACAGCGATCGCATACGTCCCTTCCTTCAATTGGATGATAACCACCCTTGCTGCCAATTTCACCACAGCAAGTACATTTGATTAAGCGATCGCTCGGTGCAGAAATTAATATTCTCATACTTTTGCTAAAATTACTGTTTCTGGTTGATTTTGATATTTACCGTTTCTATCGGCGTAGGTTGTAGCGCAGGGTTCGCCTTCTAAAAATAGAAGTTGCACCACACCTTCATTTGCAAAAATCATGCAATCAGTTTCTGAAGAATTGGAGAATTCCAGGGTTAGGTGTCCATGCCATGCTGCTTCTGCTGGGGTAACATTTGCGATTAAAGCTACTCTTGCATAAGTCGATTTCCCAACACATATCACTGTGATATTAGGTGGTACTTCTAATTTTTCAAGCGCCACACCCAATCCGTAAGAGTGTGCGGGAAGGATAAAGAAATCGCCATATTCGGAAGTGTGCAGTGTCGCTGATTCCAGGTTTTCGGGATTAAAGTTTTTGGGATTTACTAATGTGCCGGGGACGCGGCGAAAAATCCGAAAATCGTTGGGGGACAAGCGTATATCGTAGCCGTAAGATGATAGTCCGTAGCTAATAACCGGGCTGTTTTCGACCCTGTTTATCAAGGTTGGTTCAAAAGGCTTAATCATGCCTTTTTCAGCTTGTTGTTTAATCCAAATATCGTTTTTGATCAAATTCCCACTCCTGCCATGCTTGCTCATATTCTTGTAAACTTCGGTAATCGTCAGGGTCGGGTGGTTCGAGATTAGGGTCAAAGAAAACGCTCACCTGCCCCGACTCTTCAATTACTCTAGGCGCGTCGCCAAAATGAGCGGGGTTCCAGCGATCGCTATCGGTTAATTCGCCCCATTGTTGTTCCTGGAACCCATTAATTAAATTGCGATAATCAAAAAACTCATCTAAGGAGTAGTTGTCGCGGATCGGAAATTCAATACTCAAACTACTTCCTCCTTTGGGCTGAGTAATTCCTCCACTTTCGCTTTCAAGGTGTCGCCCACCCATTCAAGATCGGTGCGATCGCCTGTCTCTTCAATCCAATCAGCTAGTTTTTGGGGGAGTTGCTCAACTAGGGCTTTTTGGGCTTTATTACGGGCATTGAGAGAGATTTCTTTGAGGACTGCGCGATCACGCTGACAGACATCGGAAATCTGTCCCCAGGTTACATCAGCAGGTTTTTTAACCCCAGCAATAAATTCTTGTCCCCGTTTTTGAGCTTCAGTTTGGGGGTTGGTTGGCTTTTCTTCGATTTTGATTAATTGTGAGGGGGAGAAATGGAAGAAAAACTCTTCATCTACCCAGCAACTAATTTGATTGCCGACTTCTTTGATTACGGCGAATTTATCTTTGTGTTGTCCCTTAGTAATTCTGACGCGATCGCCAACCTCAAACCTAGTATCAACCTTGGTTAGTTGATCCGCTCTAAATTGAAATTCACCATTAGTCATTTTTACAATCGTATTACCGTAAGCAAAGCCTGTTACTTCGCCCTCTTCACCCATGTCAGTTGAGACGCGATCGCCCTTTTTGAACTGCTCGGTTGGTTGAGGATTTTCTAGTTCTTTGATGCGGGATAAGAGGCGATCGCGTTCATCTTTCAAAGACTGATTGTCCTGTTCTGCCAACATCAGCTTTGCAGCAAGCTCAACTGATTTAGTAGCCATTTCTCCTACATTTGTGCCAGTTACAAGAAAGTAAATTCTATTCGCCCAATCGGTAATTGATTGCTGGCTAACTCCAAGTTCAAGCATTAATTGAGCTTGTATTACCACTTGCTCTTTTACTCGGTTAGCATTTACTTTGCATTGATTATATATTTCGAGTTGCTCTTGCAATTGGGCGATCTGTTGAGCGATCGCATCAGCTTCGGGGAATTGAAATTCCATAGGATTTGTCTTGGGGATGTCATTAAGAGCGATCGCTACGGATTGAGAGACAATTGACAGATGTTTAATACCTTCACTATCCCGTTCCCAGTTGTAAGTTATTTCATCTCCATCTTTGTGCCACTGGACGGTAAAGCCAAAGCCAAAATCATCTTTAATTGTTCCGATTTCGCCATAGTAATCGGAGATACAAACACCAGGGTTAATATTGCGTCTGGTAAGTGATTGCATAGCTGTAGTATCAGGGTTTGATGCGGCAATACTTTTCATGATTTCCTCTACTTCTTGTTGACTGATTGCGTGGTCGGGATTTTTGTAAAAGCCAATAATTTCGGACTGTGGGCGAACAATTAACTGTTGAGTAGTTGCGCGTTTGTCCCAGACAAAGCAAGAGATCGTGGTATTGTCGGTCGCCCAACGTTTACCGCTTTTATCCTTACGGAAACAGTACCGGGGAAATGTCAGCACAAGCGATGGTGGATGTTCTTTGAGAAAATCAGCGCGATCGCCACAAGGCTCTAAAAAGCTGGTAAGTAAAAATGCCACCACGCCTACACGCGCTTTCTCAAAAGCATTTTTGATAATTGGGGCTGCTTGGTCGGCGTAGGGTGGGTTTGTAATAATCCAGTCAGTTTCGGTGAAATACTCCCAAGACTCTCTTAGTGTTGCGTCGTGGTGGTAATCGGCTTGTTTGTTGGGGTCAACGTCGTTTGTCCACAGTTGCTTGGTATGTGGCCATGCTTGGAGAAGCGAGGCGATCGCTCCTGCACCAACGCAAGGTTCACCAATCACGCCTTCTATCTTTACGTAGCGCAACAATTCAGTAGTAAACCATGAGGGCGATTCGTAAAAGTCCAAATGGTGTCTAGTAGTCTGCCAAGGAAACTTTGCGTTGTGGTCAGCAGAGGAGCAGAGGGGCAGAGGGGCAGGGGGGAAAGACTTACTGCAAGTTTCTCCCCTGCTCCCCTGCTCCCTTGCTCCCTTGCTTACCTCCACGTAGCAATTTTGGGTTGGTACACTACTAGACCCCTGCAAGGAACTTAATTCTACGGAAGGCGACAACGGCGCAGGCGGGGACGACTGAACGACCGTAGAGGTAACGGCTTCTAATCCTTCCTGCTGTGCCACTGGGGACTGACTCAGACACGCTGTCCAGTCCTTTGGGAAACCCATAAGCAAAGCCATCATCTCGGCGCTCAATTGTTGGGAAGGCGAAATCAGCTTTAACTCTTTCAATTTCACCTCCAATTTGACTTGCCCAGCCGCACGAGATCCGTTTTTCTTGCTGCCAGAGGTGAGGGTAGGCAATGATAAACAATCTTTCTCTCTCGTGCGGCGCTCCAAGCTCTGCCGCCGAGACGATTTCAACTTCTGCTGTATATCCTGCCATTCTGAGTCCTCCAAGCACTGCTCGTAATCCTCGATTGATAAGTGCGGTAGGGTTCTCAATGAGGATAAATCTTGGTTTGACCATGAAGATAATTCGCAGTGCTTCAAACCAAAGGCTTGATTCTTCTCCTGATAATCCGGTGCGATCGCCTGCGTTTGAGGTGTTTCTGCAAGGGAATCCGAAGAAGGCGATCCCTTCGTTATATTGCCAGTTGATATCGGGTTCATAGGTGCGTATATCGGGGTGGATTGGGGTTTCGGGGAAGTGCGATCGCAGTACGGTTTGAGCATCCGGTTCAATCTCTACCATTTGAATTACTTCACCCTCTGGGAATACTTGGTGGAAGGCGATTTCAAAGCCGCCGATGCCAGAGAATAGGCTAATTGCTTGCATCGCTCACCTTCTCCCATACCGGGCATTCCGAGGCGATTTCTTCAAAAGGTCTCTCAATTTCCGATGGATCTTCGCTATTGATTTCAATCGCATCAAAGACTTGCTCTCTAATAGCTTTTTCCCAGTGTTCGCACTCACCTGTGTAGTAGTAGAGGTGATGATCTTCTTGTCTCCAAAAGCTTCCATGAATACAGTTAAGACAGGATTTTTTCATGACTCATCCTCC encodes:
- a CDS encoding DNA cytosine methyltransferase, giving the protein MQAISLFSGIGGFEIAFHQVFPEGEVIQMVEIEPDAQTVLRSHFPETPIHPDIRTYEPDINWQYNEGIAFFGFPCRNTSNAGDRTGLSGEESSLWFEALRIIFMVKPRFILIENPTALINRGLRAVLGGLRMAGYTAEVEIVSAAELGAPHERERLFIIAYPHLWQQEKRISCGWASQIGGEIERVKADFAFPTIERRDDGFAYGFPKGLDSVSESVPSGTAGRIRSRYLYGRSVVPACAVVAFRRIKFLAGV
- the xisF gene encoding fdxN element excision recombinase XisF, which gives rise to MKIAYCRVSSKEQANNSHALEQQVERLRLAGAEEVYIDVESGYKGRKRSQLEQVMKLVRSRQVSEVIVTRIDRLSRKGKQAFALFDDFLDAGVVLRALDEPFDLSTPSGKMAAGMLAVLAQHHSDQKSEAVKHGWQHLRNSKVAIHPPFGYCKINDEYKLDHAPFLCLLFNKEERSRSQIATEIISAFFEGRSLRGCLKIINEKYGIQTFAHHHKTGGLFTRGLFRFSPGGLRTWLLNPVLRGHTCYLRKKNKKTPENWNIHYNTHADQTILTELQLQEIEQILAHNRQVRGYGQKGQMYPLSGLVFCGGCRSSCYSCKGSRGKNQPGYNYYYQCKNWRVRSCDQKRVVAMQKIEDAVIAELVKIAGRIVDLALEPEVEIESPEIRELRQQLDGLSLLGNNPAIEKAKKDIENQIEGLKIQQNTHNNKSENNRDFLLWVFSDPSCWRETATVDQKISVYRSLVEKIIIKDGAIASIALKV
- the dcd gene encoding dCTP deaminase, translated to MIKNDIWIKQQAEKGMIKPFEPTLINRVENSPVISYGLSSYGYDIRLSPNDFRIFRRVPGTLVNPKNFNPENLESATLHTSEYGDFFILPAHSYGLGVALEKLEVPPNITVICVGKSTYARVALIANVTPAEAAWHGHLTLEFSNSSETDCMIFANEGVVQLLFLEGEPCATTYADRNGKYQNQPETVILAKV
- a CDS encoding KOW motif-containing protein — its product is MLRYVKIEGVIGEPCVGAGAIASLLQAWPHTKQLWTNDVDPNKQADYHHDATLRESWEYFTETDWIITNPPYADQAAPIIKNAFEKARVGVVAFLLTSFLEPCGDRADFLKEHPPSLVLTFPRYCFRKDKSGKRWATDNTTISCFVWDKRATTQQLIVRPQSEIIGFYKNPDHAISQQEVEEIMKSIAASNPDTTAMQSLTRRNINPGVCISDYYGEIGTIKDDFGFGFTVQWHKDGDEITYNWERDSEGIKHLSIVSQSVAIALNDIPKTNPMEFQFPEADAIAQQIAQLQEQLEIYNQCKVNANRVKEQVVIQAQLMLELGVSQQSITDWANRIYFLVTGTNVGEMATKSVELAAKLMLAEQDNQSLKDERDRLLSRIKELENPQPTEQFKKGDRVSTDMGEEGEVTGFAYGNTIVKMTNGEFQFRADQLTKVDTRFEVGDRVRITKGQHKDKFAVIKEVGNQISCWVDEEFFFHFSPSQLIKIEEKPTNPQTEAQKRGQEFIAGVKKPADVTWGQISDVCQRDRAVLKEISLNARNKAQKALVEQLPQKLADWIEETGDRTDLEWVGDTLKAKVEELLSPKEEVV